In a single window of the Mustelus asterias chromosome 3, sMusAst1.hap1.1, whole genome shotgun sequence genome:
- the LOC144484093 gene encoding cholinesterase-like: protein MGLKRQPSFLTCHIILLWLLLTLEPVSSIPSEEELVISTRQGKIKGTSLNVLSGSVTAFLGIPYAEPPIAELRFKKPEPRRPWVGLWNANKYPNTCYQYISDSSSGSSWEEMWNPNTKLSEDCLYINVWVPSPRPNKADVMVWIYGGSFASGTSSLAVYDGRYLAYAENVIVVSMNYRLGALGFLALPGSHDIPGNMGLFDQRLALKWVQNNIVAFGGNPRSVTLFGESAGAASVHLHILSAESHSLFTRAIMQSGSSNAPWAVLQVSEAKRRAVILASRLECPCSNDTELVSCLRGKHPQEIVEKSLGILTDNLLSGCVFTPVIDGDFLTDQPEELIQMGNFKQLQILAGVNKHEGSYFLLYEAPGFKKDTDSLITREEFLQGVKMSFPEAGDIGLEAIVLQYTDWTDENNATKNRDALIDVAGDCNFICPLMDFANKFAEYGNTAYVYLFDHRASNADWPRWMGVMHGYEIEFVFGIPLEKWPNYTLAEQTLSKNMMHYWANFAKTGNPNEPKIQGMKWPEYTQLEQKYITLNTEEPRIYMKHRVQQCAFWNQFLPKLLQRTEHMDETEQQWKQEFHRWNSYMLDWKSKFNAYNRKKDNCTSA from the exons ATGGGACTCAAAAGACAACCAAGCTTTTTAACATGCCACATAATACTGCTGTGGCTTCTTCTGACTCTGGAGCCTGTCAGCAGTATACCAAGCGAAGAAGAGTTGGTGATCTCCACTCGTCAAGGAAAAATAAAAGGAACTTCATTAAACGTCCTTTCGGGTTCAGTCACTGCTTTCCTGGGTATACCGTATGCAGAACCTCCCATTGCTGAACTTCGATTTAAGAAACCAGAACCTCGAAGACCTTGGGTTGGGCTGTGGAATGCAAACAAATATCCAAACACATGTTATCAGTATATCAGCGACTCTTCCTCTGGTTCCTCCTGGGAGGAAATGTGGAACCCTAACACAAAACTTAGTGAAGATTGTCTGTACATTAACGTGTGGGTTCCATCACCAAGACCAAACAAAGCAGATGTTATGGTATGGATTTATGGTGGGAGCTTTGCTTCAGGTACCTCTTCCCTAGCAGTTTATGATGGAAGATATCTAGCTTATGCAGAAAATGTAATTGTAGTTTCTATGAATTACAGATTAGGTGCTTTAGGTTTCTTAGCTTTGCCTGGTAGCCATGATATTCCTGGGAATATGGGATTATTTGACCAACGTTTAGCACTTAAATGGGTTCAGAATAATATAGTAGCATTTGGAGGGAATCCCAGAAGTGTGACCTTGTTTGGAGAGAGTGCTGGAGCAGCTTCAGTGCATCTGCATATTCTTTCAGCTGAAAGCCATTCTCTGTTTACGAGAGCCATAATGCAAAGTGGTTCTTCAAATGCTCCCTGGGCTGTTTTACAAGTTTCTGAGGCAAAACGTAGGGCTGTAATTTTGGCGAGCCGCCTTGAATGCCCTTGTAGTAATGATACAGAGCTAGTGAGTTGTCTTCGTGGTAAACATCCCCAAGAAATAGTAGAGAAGAGTCTAGGAATCTTAACGGATAATCTTTTATCTGGATGTGTTTTTACACCTGTAATTGATGGGGATTTTCTCACTGACCAGCCTGAAGAATTAATTCAAATGGGAAACTTTAAACAGCTCCAAATCTTAGCAGGTGTCAACAAGCATGAAGGGAGCTACTTTTTGCTGTATGAGGCTCCTGGCTTCAAAAAAGATACAGACAGTCTCATTACTCGTGAAGAATTCCTTCAGGGTGTAAAGATGTCATTTCCTGAAGCTGGTGATATTGGACTGGAGGCTATTGTTTTACAATATACAGATTGGACAGATGAAAACAATGCAACAAAGAATCGTGATGCTTTGATTGATGTGGCTGGAGACTGCAATTTTATATGTCCACTGATGGATTTTGCTAATAAGTTTGCTGAATATGGAAATACTGCCTACGTTTATTTGTTTGATCATCGTGCATCTAATGCAGATTGGCCTAGGTGGATGGGAGTTATGCATGGCTATGAGATTGAATTTGTGTTTGGAATTCCTCTTGAAAAATGGCCCAATTACACATTGGCAGAGCAAACACTCAGCAAAAATATGATGCACTACTGGGCAAATTTTGCAAAAACCGG TAACCCAAATGAACCCAAAATACAAGGAATGAAGTGGCCTGAATACACACAATTAGAGCAAAAGTATATAACTTTAAACACTGAAGAACCAAGAATTTATATGAAACATCGTGTTCAGCAATGTGCCTTCTGGAATCAGTTTCTCCCCAAACTCCTTCAAAGGACAG